In Vulpes lagopus strain Blue_001 chromosome 1, ASM1834538v1, whole genome shotgun sequence, a genomic segment contains:
- the GNMT gene encoding glycine N-methyltransferase encodes MVDSVYRTRSLGVAAEGLPDQYADGEAARVWQLYIGDTRSRTAEYKAWLLGLLRQHGCQRVLDVACGTGVDSIMLVEEGFSVTSVDASDKMLKYALKERWNRRHEPAFDKWVIEEANWMTLDKDVPQPPGGAFDAVICLGNSFAHLPDCKGDQSEHRLALKNIASMVRSGGLLVIDHRNYDHILSTGCAPPGKNIYYKSDLTKDITTSVLTVNNKAHMVTLDYTVQVPGAGQDGSPGLSKFRLSYYPHRLASFTELLRAAFGGKCQHSVLGDFKPYKPGQASIPCYFIHVLKRTD; translated from the exons ATGGTGGACAGCGTGTACCGCACCCGCTCCCTGGGGGTGGCGGCCGAAGGGCTCCCGGACCAGTACGCGGACGGCGAGGCGGCGCGCGTGTGGCAGCTCTACATCGGGGACACCCGCAGCCGCACGGCCGAGTACAAGGCCTGGCTGCTCGGGCTGCTGCGCCAGCACGGCTGCCAACGGGTGCTCGACGTGGCCTGCGGCACCGG GGTGGACTCCATCATGCTGGTGGAAGAGGGCTTCAGCGTGACCAGTGTGGATGCCAGTGACAAGATGCTGAAGTATGCACTTAAAGAGCGCTGGAACCGGCGGCACGAGCCAGCCTTCGACAAGTGGG TCATTGAAGAAGCCAACTGGATGACTCTGGACAAAGATGTGCCCCAGCCACCAGGGGGTGCCTTCGATGCTGTCATCTGCCTTGGAAACAGCTTTGCCCACTTGCCAGACTGCAAAG GAGATCAGAGTGAGCACCGGCTGGCACTGAAGAACATCGCGAGCATGGTGCGGTCAGGGGGCCTGCTGGTCATTGACCATCGCAACTACGACCACATCCTCAGCACAGGCTGTGCACCCCCAGGAAAGAACATCTACTATAAG AGCGACTTGACCAAGGACATCACCACATCAGTGCTGACAGTGAACAACAAGGCCCACATGGTGACCCTGGACTATACAGTGCAGGTGCCAGGGGCTGGTCAGGATGGTTCTCCTGGCTTGAG TAAGTTCCGGCTGTCCTACTACCCGCACCGTTTGGCTTCCTTCACGGAGTTGCTACGAGCAGCCTTTGGGGGCAAGTGCCAGCACAGCGTCCTGGGTGACTTCAAGCCTTACAAGCCGGGCCAGGCCTCCATTCCTTGCTATTTTATCCATGTGCTCAAGAGGACGGACTGA